One region of Clavibacter michiganensis subsp. tessellarius genomic DNA includes:
- a CDS encoding mannitol-1-phosphate 5-dehydrogenase has product MKAVHFGAGNIGRGFVGLILHEAGYEVVFADVNAELIEHLDAADSYRVTEVGPHAREWTVTGFRAIDSAADGEALIREIATADVVTTAVGPNILRFVAPAIASGLRARSADLAPVAVMACENAINATDTLRAEIATALGDDADALGRAVFANTAVDRIVPNQDPAAGLDVTVEDFSEWVVERGPFGDAVPEIPGATFVDDLAPYIERKLFTVNTGHATVAYHGYARGAVSQSDAMAIPEVADEVRLVLEETSALLVAKHGLDEAEQAAYREKNLARFANAALADTVERVGRQPLRKLSREERFVGPASQLAERGLPHDALVRAMGQALRFDPAGDPQALELQELLQTDTAADLVRRVTGLDDGHPLTADLVAVVDAAQADRRSAPRHRAE; this is encoded by the coding sequence GTGAAGGCCGTCCACTTCGGCGCCGGCAACATCGGCCGCGGCTTCGTCGGGCTGATCCTGCACGAGGCCGGGTACGAGGTCGTCTTCGCCGACGTCAACGCCGAGCTCATCGAGCACCTCGACGCCGCCGACTCGTACCGCGTCACCGAGGTCGGCCCGCACGCGCGCGAGTGGACCGTCACGGGCTTCCGCGCGATCGACAGCGCGGCCGACGGCGAGGCGCTGATCCGCGAGATCGCGACCGCCGACGTCGTCACCACGGCCGTGGGCCCGAACATCCTCCGCTTCGTGGCGCCCGCCATCGCGTCGGGCCTGCGCGCGCGCTCGGCCGACCTCGCGCCGGTCGCCGTCATGGCGTGCGAGAACGCGATCAACGCCACGGACACGCTGCGCGCCGAGATCGCGACGGCGCTCGGCGACGACGCGGACGCCCTGGGGCGCGCGGTCTTCGCCAACACGGCCGTCGACCGCATCGTCCCGAACCAGGACCCCGCCGCGGGCCTCGACGTGACCGTCGAGGACTTCTCGGAGTGGGTCGTGGAGCGCGGTCCGTTCGGCGACGCCGTGCCCGAGATCCCCGGCGCCACGTTCGTCGACGACCTCGCGCCCTACATCGAGCGCAAGCTCTTCACGGTCAACACCGGCCACGCGACCGTCGCGTACCACGGCTACGCGCGCGGTGCCGTGAGCCAGTCGGACGCGATGGCGATCCCCGAGGTCGCCGACGAGGTCCGCCTCGTGCTCGAGGAGACGAGCGCGCTGCTCGTCGCCAAGCACGGGCTCGACGAGGCCGAGCAGGCGGCGTACCGCGAGAAGAACCTCGCGCGCTTCGCCAACGCGGCCCTCGCGGACACCGTCGAGCGCGTCGGCCGCCAGCCGCTGCGCAAGCTCTCCCGCGAGGAGCGCTTCGTGGGACCCGCATCCCAGCTCGCCGAGCGCGGCCTGCCGCACGACGCGCTCGTCCGCGCGATGGGCCAGGCGCTCCGCTTCGACCCCGCGGGCGACCCGCAGGCGCTCGAGCTCCAGGAGCTGCTGCAGACCGACACCGCCGCGGACCTCGTCCGTCGGGTCACCGGGCTCGACGACGGGCACCCCCTCACCGCCGACCTCGTCGCCGTGGTGGACGCGGCCCAGGCCGACCGCCGCAGCGCGCCGCGTCACCGCGCGGAGTAG
- the rplQ gene encoding 50S ribosomal protein L17: MPKPTKGPRLGGGPAHERLMLANLAQSLFEHKSIKTTETKAKRLRPVAERLVTFAKRGDLHARRRVMGIIPDKSVVHELFTEIAPLVAERDGGYTRITKLGFRKGDNAPMVQIELVLEPVTPKVRSSRTATASAPAAAAPVAEETEVPVEETDAVEHTDETPAESTDAAAAEVEADAAEKSDK, from the coding sequence ATGCCCAAGCCCACCAAGGGTCCCCGCCTCGGAGGCGGCCCGGCGCACGAGCGCCTCATGCTCGCGAACCTGGCCCAGAGCCTCTTCGAGCACAAGTCCATCAAGACGACCGAGACGAAGGCCAAGCGCCTGCGTCCCGTCGCCGAGCGCCTGGTGACGTTCGCCAAGCGCGGCGACCTGCACGCCCGCCGCCGCGTCATGGGGATCATCCCCGACAAGAGCGTCGTCCACGAGCTCTTCACGGAGATCGCGCCCCTCGTCGCCGAGCGCGACGGCGGCTACACCCGCATCACGAAGCTCGGCTTCCGCAAGGGCGACAACGCCCCCATGGTGCAGATCGAGCTCGTGCTCGAGCCCGTGACCCCGAAGGTCCGCTCCTCGCGCACCGCGACCGCGTCGGCTCCGGCCGCCGCGGCGCCGGTCGCCGAGGAGACCGAGGTCCCCGTCGAGGAGACCGACGCCGTCGAGCACACGGACGAGACGCCCGCGGAGTCCACCGACGCGGCCGCCGCCGAGGTCGAGGCCGACGCCGCGGAGAAGTCCGACAAGTAG
- the rpmJ gene encoding 50S ribosomal protein L36, with the protein MKVNPSVKPICEKCKVIRRSGNVMVICENPRHKQRQG; encoded by the coding sequence ATGAAGGTCAACCCGAGCGTCAAGCCGATCTGCGAGAAGTGCAAGGTCATCCGACGCAGCGGCAACGTGATGGTCATCTGCGAGAACCCGCGCCACAAGCAGCGCCAGGGCTGA
- a CDS encoding BglG family transcription antiterminator: MLSDNQERLLDYLSSADRWVEAGELADRLGVTTRSVRSYVAAVRERSDVAIASSPDGYRIDAGSYARHRGGRGSGDAQGTPRDRLHALVRRLGDAPAGLDVFALADELHVSESTIEADLRKVRALVEDAGLALRRSGSQVVLAGSERDFRRLLSRMFRDESAQGFLPLESVQREFASDSLRAFKTDLVRELTERGFFVNEYGVDNVLLHVAIAVDRLARAPRREDADASAGAAEAAAGSPAADPTALAIRDVLARLLAAHFDAPVPAGDVAYLALLVRTRVVTPGNEQSLATVMRDHVVESDLDVVRAIVRRVKQEYLVDLEDEDFTVRFSLHLGNLVARAADRSFSRNPLARSIKTSYPMTYEIAVFIASEVQRRRGIAINDDEIAYIALHVGSHRERVARRDDRVACALVCPNYYDLHQIMRSRIEQALGADISVDAVITRTDADADALGVDLVIDATGSRPPGDAVVVVQPLPTPDDIEAIRRAVARVRRHARRSAMKHDLLRFLDESLFFRDLHAPDEEAMIRLLGGRMVEQGIIEPEYIEGAIERERLSSTAFTDTLAVPHSLAMTAHRTAIAIVVNDEAMQWGGNRVHVVALVAFSASGRSSFQHVFDQFVEVFSDHRDVQAIMRASGSHGSFIEELVHVMDT; the protein is encoded by the coding sequence ATGCTCAGCGACAACCAGGAGAGGCTGCTGGACTACCTGTCCTCGGCGGATCGCTGGGTCGAGGCCGGGGAGCTCGCCGACCGGCTGGGCGTCACCACCCGCAGCGTCCGGAGCTACGTCGCCGCGGTCCGCGAGCGGTCGGACGTGGCGATCGCCTCCTCCCCCGACGGCTACCGCATCGACGCCGGCAGCTACGCCCGGCACCGCGGCGGTCGCGGCTCGGGCGACGCCCAGGGCACGCCGCGCGACCGGCTGCACGCGCTCGTCCGCCGCCTGGGCGACGCCCCCGCCGGGCTCGACGTCTTCGCGCTGGCCGACGAGCTGCACGTGAGCGAGTCCACCATCGAGGCGGACCTCCGCAAGGTGCGCGCCCTGGTGGAGGACGCGGGGCTCGCGCTCCGCCGCAGCGGATCCCAGGTCGTGCTCGCGGGGTCCGAGCGCGACTTCCGCCGCCTCCTGTCGCGCATGTTCCGCGACGAGAGCGCGCAGGGGTTCCTGCCGCTCGAGTCCGTGCAGCGGGAGTTCGCGTCCGACTCGCTGCGCGCCTTCAAGACCGACCTCGTCCGCGAGCTCACCGAGCGCGGGTTCTTCGTCAACGAGTACGGCGTCGACAACGTGCTGCTGCACGTGGCGATCGCGGTGGACCGGCTCGCGCGGGCGCCGCGACGGGAGGACGCGGATGCGTCGGCGGGCGCGGCCGAGGCGGCCGCCGGCTCCCCCGCCGCCGATCCCACCGCCCTCGCGATCCGCGACGTGCTCGCCCGGCTCCTCGCCGCCCACTTCGACGCGCCCGTGCCCGCGGGCGACGTCGCCTACCTCGCGCTCCTCGTCCGCACGCGGGTCGTCACGCCCGGCAACGAGCAGTCGCTCGCCACCGTGATGCGGGACCACGTCGTCGAGAGCGACCTCGACGTGGTGCGCGCCATCGTCCGCCGGGTGAAGCAGGAGTACCTGGTCGACCTCGAGGACGAGGACTTCACGGTCCGCTTCTCGCTGCACCTCGGCAACCTCGTCGCGCGCGCCGCCGACCGCTCGTTCTCGCGCAACCCGCTCGCCCGCTCCATCAAGACCTCGTATCCGATGACGTACGAGATCGCGGTCTTCATCGCGAGCGAGGTGCAGCGGCGGCGGGGCATCGCGATCAACGACGACGAGATCGCGTACATCGCGCTGCACGTCGGCTCCCACCGGGAGCGCGTCGCCCGGCGCGACGACCGGGTCGCGTGCGCGCTGGTCTGCCCGAACTACTACGACCTGCACCAGATCATGCGCAGCCGCATCGAGCAGGCGCTCGGCGCGGACATCAGCGTCGACGCCGTGATCACGCGCACCGACGCGGACGCCGACGCGCTCGGGGTCGACCTCGTCATCGACGCCACCGGGTCCCGCCCGCCCGGCGACGCCGTCGTGGTGGTGCAGCCGCTGCCGACGCCCGACGACATCGAGGCGATCCGCCGGGCCGTGGCCCGCGTCCGTCGGCACGCCCGCCGCAGCGCGATGAAGCACGACCTGCTGCGCTTCCTCGACGAGTCGCTCTTCTTCCGCGACCTGCACGCGCCCGACGAGGAGGCCATGATCCGGCTGCTCGGCGGGCGGATGGTCGAGCAGGGCATCATCGAGCCCGAGTACATCGAGGGCGCCATCGAGCGCGAGCGGCTCTCCTCCACGGCGTTCACCGACACGCTCGCCGTGCCGCACTCGCTCGCCATGACCGCGCACCGCACGGCCATCGCCATCGTGGTCAACGACGAGGCGATGCAGTGGGGCGGCAACCGCGTGCATGTGGTGGCGCTCGTCGCGTTCAGCGCGAGCGGCCGCTCGAGCTTCCAGCACGTCTTCGACCAGTTCGTCGAGGTGTTCTCCGACCACCGCGACGTGCAGGCGATCATGCGGGCGTCCGGGTCGCACGGCTCCTTCATCGAGGAGCTCGTGCACGTCATGGACACCTGA
- the ptsP gene encoding phosphoenolpyruvate--protein phosphotransferase gives MSSRTLQGIGIGRGSAVGPVIRMPDPLPEPADTASTLTADEERIRVSASLAAVAADIRIRGEKAGGAAKDVLEAQAFMAEDPTLVDDITARLATGRTAERAVHEAFAGFRDLLLSMGGYMGERATDLDDVSQRVVAHLQGVAAPGVPDPDHAFVLVARDLAPADTALLDLDKVLALVTTDGGPTSHTAILAREKAIVAVVGVAAAADLADGETVVVDALTGAVTVGPTPEEESAARDAIAARSARVAVPTGPGALSDGTTIPLLANLGSADGAADAVAKGAEGVGLFRTEFLFLDATSAPTVAEQQAHYTRLLEAFPGQKVVVRALDAGADKPLAFLNDADEENPALGLRGLRALRANEQILRDQLTALAQADAATDADLWVMAPMVSTVEEARYFSALGRELGLKTVGVMVEVPSSALLADRILGVADFASIGTNDLTQYTLAADRLLGSVAAFQDPWHPAVLRLVQEVGAAGRALGKPVGICGEAAADPLLAVVLVGLGATSLSMSPAALADVRAELALHSREEAEALAAVALAADSAVEARAAVTAASAPATV, from the coding sequence ATGAGCTCCCGCACCCTGCAGGGCATCGGCATCGGCCGGGGCTCCGCCGTCGGCCCCGTGATCCGGATGCCCGACCCGCTCCCCGAGCCCGCCGACACCGCCAGCACCCTGACCGCCGACGAGGAGCGCATCCGCGTGAGCGCGTCGCTCGCGGCGGTCGCCGCCGACATCCGCATCCGCGGGGAGAAGGCCGGCGGCGCCGCCAAGGACGTCCTCGAGGCGCAGGCGTTCATGGCCGAGGACCCGACGCTCGTCGACGACATCACCGCCCGCCTCGCGACGGGCCGCACCGCCGAGCGCGCCGTGCACGAGGCGTTCGCGGGCTTCCGCGACCTGCTCCTCAGCATGGGCGGCTACATGGGCGAGCGCGCCACCGACCTCGACGACGTCTCGCAGCGCGTCGTCGCGCACCTGCAGGGTGTCGCCGCCCCGGGCGTGCCGGACCCCGACCACGCCTTCGTGCTCGTCGCCCGCGACCTCGCGCCCGCCGACACGGCCCTCCTCGACCTCGACAAGGTGCTCGCCCTCGTCACGACCGACGGCGGCCCCACCTCGCACACGGCGATCCTCGCCCGCGAGAAGGCGATCGTCGCGGTCGTCGGCGTCGCGGCCGCGGCCGACCTCGCCGACGGCGAGACCGTGGTGGTCGACGCGCTGACCGGCGCCGTCACCGTGGGCCCGACCCCGGAGGAGGAGTCCGCCGCGCGCGACGCCATCGCCGCCCGGAGCGCCCGCGTCGCCGTGCCCACCGGCCCCGGCGCGCTGTCCGACGGCACGACGATCCCGCTGCTCGCGAACCTCGGATCCGCCGACGGCGCCGCGGACGCGGTGGCCAAGGGCGCCGAGGGCGTCGGCCTCTTCCGCACCGAGTTCCTCTTCCTCGACGCCACGAGCGCGCCGACCGTCGCCGAGCAGCAGGCGCACTACACGCGCCTGCTCGAGGCGTTCCCCGGCCAGAAGGTCGTCGTCCGCGCGCTCGACGCCGGCGCCGACAAGCCGCTCGCCTTCCTCAACGACGCCGACGAGGAGAACCCGGCCCTCGGCCTCCGCGGCCTCCGCGCGCTCCGCGCCAACGAGCAGATCCTCCGCGACCAGCTCACCGCGCTCGCGCAGGCCGACGCCGCCACCGACGCCGACCTGTGGGTCATGGCGCCCATGGTCTCGACCGTGGAGGAGGCGCGCTACTTCTCGGCCCTCGGCCGCGAGCTGGGCCTGAAGACCGTCGGCGTGATGGTGGAGGTCCCGTCCTCCGCGCTGCTGGCCGACCGGATCCTCGGTGTCGCCGACTTCGCGAGCATCGGCACCAACGACCTCACGCAGTACACGCTCGCGGCCGACCGGCTGCTGGGATCCGTGGCCGCGTTCCAGGACCCGTGGCACCCCGCCGTCCTCCGCCTCGTGCAGGAGGTCGGCGCCGCGGGACGCGCTCTCGGCAAGCCCGTGGGCATCTGCGGCGAGGCCGCGGCCGACCCGCTGCTCGCCGTCGTGCTCGTGGGCCTCGGCGCCACCAGCCTCTCGATGTCGCCCGCGGCCCTCGCCGACGTGCGCGCCGAGCTCGCCCTCCACTCGCGCGAGGAGGCGGAGGCCCTGGCCGCCGTCGCCCTCGCCGCCGACAGCGCCGTCGAGGCGCGCGCCGCGGTCACCGCGGCGTCGGCGCCCGCCACCGTCTGA
- the rpsM gene encoding 30S ribosomal protein S13: protein MARLAGVDLPRDKRVEIALTYIYGVGRTSSVKTLADTGIDKNIRVKDLSDDQLIALRDYIEGNFKVEGDLRREVAADIRRKVEIGSYEGIRHRRGLPVHGQRTKTNARTRKGPKRTVAGKKKAR, encoded by the coding sequence ATGGCACGTCTAGCAGGCGTCGACCTCCCGCGCGACAAGCGCGTCGAGATCGCACTCACGTACATCTACGGCGTCGGCCGCACCTCGAGCGTCAAGACGCTCGCGGACACCGGCATCGACAAGAACATCCGCGTCAAGGACCTCAGCGACGACCAGCTCATCGCGCTCCGCGACTACATCGAGGGCAACTTCAAGGTGGAGGGAGACCTCCGCCGCGAGGTCGCCGCCGACATCCGCCGCAAGGTCGAGATCGGCAGCTACGAGGGCATCCGCCACCGCCGCGGCCTCCCTGTCCACGGGCAGCGCACGAAGACCAACGCTCGCACCCGCAAGGGCCCGAAGCGCACCGTAGCCGGCAAGAAGAAGGCGCGCTAG
- a CDS encoding PTS sugar transporter subunit IIB, with translation MTGRILVVCGSGASSTFLAHRLRSLAEADGLEIEAVAGSVADVRLDAAGMDVVLLGAHLADRIDLVRRAAADEGATAVLLDADASRPEGARAALDRALAAMRAGGRALGMGAAPGRPAGGAPHPA, from the coding sequence ATGACCGGGAGGATCCTCGTCGTCTGCGGCTCCGGCGCATCCAGCACCTTCCTCGCCCACCGCCTCCGCTCCCTCGCCGAGGCCGACGGGCTCGAGATCGAGGCCGTCGCCGGCTCCGTCGCCGACGTCCGCCTCGACGCCGCGGGCATGGACGTCGTCCTCCTCGGCGCCCACCTCGCCGACCGCATCGACCTCGTGCGCCGGGCCGCCGCCGACGAGGGCGCGACCGCCGTGCTCCTCGACGCGGACGCCTCGCGTCCCGAGGGCGCCCGCGCCGCGCTCGACCGGGCCCTCGCCGCGATGCGCGCCGGCGGCCGCGCGCTCGGGATGGGCGCCGCGCCCGGCCGACCCGCCGGGGGAGCGCCGCACCCCGCCTGA
- a CDS encoding HPr family phosphocarrier protein has translation MAERTVTIASSHGLHARPASLFTQAAAKAGIPVQLAKGDRSVNAASILGVISLGVDTGDEVVVSAEGENAEQVVTDLATLLESDLDAA, from the coding sequence ATGGCAGAACGCACCGTCACCATCGCCTCGTCGCACGGGCTGCACGCCCGCCCCGCCTCGCTCTTCACGCAGGCGGCCGCGAAGGCCGGGATCCCCGTGCAGCTCGCCAAGGGCGACCGCAGCGTGAACGCCGCCAGCATCCTCGGCGTGATCTCGCTGGGCGTCGACACGGGCGACGAGGTCGTCGTCTCCGCCGAGGGCGAGAACGCCGAGCAGGTCGTCACCGACCTCGCCACGCTCCTCGAGTCCGACCTGGACGCCGCATGA
- the rpsK gene encoding 30S ribosomal protein S11 has translation MAAPKSAVRKPRRKDKKNIAVGQAHIKSTFNNTIVSITDPTGAVISWASSGVVGYNGSRKSTPFAAQLAAESAARQAQEHGMKKVDVFVKGPGSGRETAIRSLQAAGLEVGSINDVTPQAHNGCRPPKRRRV, from the coding sequence ATGGCAGCACCCAAGTCGGCCGTTCGCAAGCCGCGCCGCAAGGACAAGAAGAACATCGCCGTGGGCCAGGCCCACATCAAGAGCACCTTCAACAACACCATCGTCTCGATCACGGACCCGACCGGCGCCGTCATCAGCTGGGCGTCCTCGGGCGTCGTCGGCTACAACGGCTCGCGCAAGTCCACGCCGTTCGCCGCGCAGCTCGCCGCCGAGTCGGCCGCCCGCCAGGCGCAGGAGCACGGCATGAAGAAGGTCGACGTGTTCGTCAAGGGACCGGGCTCCGGCCGCGAGACCGCGATCCGCTCGCTCCAGGCCGCCGGCCTCGAGGTGGGCTCGATCAACGACGTCACCCCGCAGGCGCACAACGGCTGCCGTCCCCCCAAGCGCCGCCGCGTCTAG
- a CDS encoding PTS sugar transporter subunit IIA: MSNVLEPAQIRVGGTAASVEEAIAEAAGILVAAGAVTPEYQGFMLEREKSVSTYMGNLLAIPHGTNEGKDTILDSALSFVRYDAPIDWAGNEVRFVVGIAGKDNGHLDILSKIAIIFSDDDEVQKLLDAPDAEALYALLAEVNEA; this comes from the coding sequence ATGTCGAACGTCCTCGAACCCGCCCAGATCCGCGTCGGCGGCACCGCCGCGAGCGTGGAGGAGGCCATCGCCGAGGCGGCGGGCATCCTCGTCGCCGCGGGCGCCGTCACCCCCGAGTACCAGGGGTTCATGCTCGAGCGCGAGAAGAGCGTCTCGACCTACATGGGCAACCTGCTCGCCATCCCGCACGGCACCAACGAGGGCAAGGACACGATCCTCGACTCCGCCCTCTCCTTCGTCCGCTACGACGCCCCGATCGACTGGGCGGGCAACGAGGTCCGCTTCGTCGTCGGCATCGCCGGCAAGGACAACGGGCACCTCGACATCCTCAGCAAGATCGCCATCATCTTCAGCGACGACGACGAGGTGCAGAAGCTCCTCGACGCCCCCGACGCCGAGGCGCTGTACGCGCTCCTGGCGGAGGTGAACGAGGCGTGA
- a CDS encoding PTS mannitol transporter subunit IICB — translation MTTTSPTRSTGQSVRLGVQKFGTFLSGMIMPNIAAFIAWGLLTALFIPTGYLPNADIAQLINPILFFMLPLLIANTGGRMVYDTRGGVVATIATMGVIVGTIGEPYYDGGSPMFLGAMITGPLAAYLLKVIERLWIDRIRPGFEMLVNNFSAGILGAIFAIGAFFALTPVIGWITARLGGGVGFLVDNGLLPLTSIVIEPAKVLFLNNAINQGILTPLGTTEALQNGKSILFLLEANPGPGLGVLLAFAIFGAGAARSTAPGAILIQFVGGIHEIYFPYVLSKPLLFLAVIAGGASGVATNVAFGSGLRAPASPGSIIAVLGQTASDSFPGVILSVIISAAVTFVVAAVILRTGKKGSGDFGAAVAATQANKGKESSVLTGLGAETGTAGTVGGLADGQAATGTGTDGGTATATRIQDIVFACDAGMGSSAMGASVLRNKMKKAGVTDVTVVNKAIAALDGQADLVITQRELTDRAREKSPASEHVSVDNFMNSPRYDEIVELVRKQRSDS, via the coding sequence ATGACGACGACGTCACCCACCCGCAGCACGGGACAGTCCGTGCGGCTCGGCGTGCAGAAGTTCGGCACGTTCCTCAGCGGCATGATCATGCCGAACATCGCGGCGTTCATCGCCTGGGGCCTCCTCACGGCCCTGTTCATCCCCACGGGCTACCTGCCCAACGCGGACATCGCGCAGCTGATCAACCCGATCCTGTTCTTCATGCTGCCGCTGCTCATCGCGAACACCGGCGGCCGCATGGTCTACGACACCCGAGGCGGCGTGGTCGCGACCATCGCCACCATGGGCGTCATCGTCGGCACCATCGGCGAGCCGTACTACGACGGCGGCAGCCCGATGTTCCTCGGCGCGATGATCACGGGCCCGCTCGCGGCCTACCTGCTGAAGGTCATCGAGCGGCTCTGGATCGACCGGATCCGCCCCGGCTTCGAGATGCTGGTCAACAACTTCTCCGCCGGCATCCTCGGCGCGATCTTCGCGATCGGCGCGTTCTTCGCCCTCACGCCCGTCATCGGCTGGATCACCGCCCGCCTCGGCGGCGGCGTCGGCTTCCTCGTCGACAACGGCCTGCTGCCCCTCACGAGCATCGTGATCGAGCCGGCGAAGGTCCTGTTCCTCAACAACGCCATCAACCAGGGCATCCTCACCCCGCTCGGCACGACCGAGGCGCTGCAGAACGGCAAGAGCATCCTGTTCCTGCTCGAGGCGAACCCCGGCCCCGGCCTCGGCGTGCTCCTCGCGTTCGCGATCTTCGGCGCGGGCGCGGCCCGCTCCACCGCCCCCGGCGCGATCCTCATCCAGTTCGTCGGCGGCATCCACGAGATCTACTTCCCGTACGTGCTGTCCAAGCCGCTCCTGTTCCTCGCGGTCATCGCGGGTGGCGCCTCGGGCGTCGCGACCAACGTCGCCTTCGGCTCCGGCCTCCGTGCCCCGGCCTCGCCCGGCAGCATCATCGCCGTGCTCGGCCAGACCGCCAGCGACAGCTTCCCCGGCGTGATCCTCTCGGTCATCATCTCGGCCGCCGTCACCTTCGTCGTCGCGGCGGTCATCCTCCGCACCGGCAAGAAGGGCTCGGGCGACTTCGGCGCCGCGGTCGCCGCGACCCAGGCCAACAAGGGCAAGGAGTCGTCGGTCCTCACGGGCCTCGGCGCCGAGACCGGCACCGCGGGCACGGTCGGCGGCCTCGCCGACGGCCAGGCGGCCACGGGCACGGGCACGGACGGCGGCACGGCCACGGCCACCCGCATCCAGGACATCGTCTTCGCCTGCGACGCCGGCATGGGCTCGTCCGCCATGGGCGCCTCGGTCCTCCGCAACAAGATGAAGAAGGCCGGCGTCACCGACGTCACGGTCGTCAACAAGGCCATCGCGGCCCTCGACGGCCAGGCCGACCTCGTGATCACGCAGCGCGAGCTCACCGACCGCGCCCGCGAGAAGAGCCCGGCGAGCGAGCACGTCTCGGTCGACAACTTCATGAACTCGCCGCGCTACGACGAGATCGTGGAGCTGGTCCGGAAGCAGCGCTCGGACAGCTGA
- the infA gene encoding translation initiation factor IF-1, protein MAKKDGVIEIEGGVVEALPNAMFRVELSNGHKVLAHISGKMRQHYIRILPEDRVIVELSPYDLTRGRIVYRYK, encoded by the coding sequence ATGGCCAAGAAAGACGGCGTCATCGAGATCGAAGGCGGAGTTGTCGAAGCTCTGCCGAACGCGATGTTCCGCGTTGAGCTGAGCAACGGGCACAAGGTCCTCGCCCACATCTCGGGCAAGATGCGTCAGCACTACATCCGCATCCTCCCCGAGGACCGCGTGATCGTGGAGCTGAGCCCGTACGACCTCACGCGCGGCCGGATCGTCTACCGCTACAAGTAG
- a CDS encoding DNA-directed RNA polymerase subunit alpha: MLIAQRPTLTEETISEFRSRFVIEPLEPGFGYTLGNSLRRTLLSSIPGAAVTSIRIDGVLHEFSTVPGVKEDVTEIILNIKGLVVSSEHDEPITAYLRKQGAGQVTAADISAPAGVEIHNPELVIATLNEKAKFELELTIERGRGYVSATQNRSEFSEAGQIPVDSIYSPVLKVTYRVEATRAGERTDFDRLVVDVETKSAITPRDAIASAGRTLTELFGLARELNSAAEGIEIGPAPVDAVLSSELSMPIEDLDLSVRSYNCLKREGINNVSELVALSETQLMNIRNFGQKSVDEVKDKLVELGLSLKDAVPGFDGAHYYSYDEDETTTN, translated from the coding sequence GTGCTCATTGCACAGCGCCCCACGCTCACCGAGGAGACCATCTCGGAGTTCCGCTCGCGGTTCGTCATCGAGCCGCTGGAGCCCGGCTTCGGCTACACGCTCGGCAACTCCCTCCGCCGCACCCTCCTGTCGTCCATCCCCGGCGCGGCCGTCACCAGCATCCGGATCGACGGGGTGCTGCACGAGTTCAGCACCGTCCCCGGCGTGAAGGAGGACGTGACCGAGATCATCCTCAACATCAAGGGCCTCGTCGTCTCCAGCGAGCACGACGAGCCGATCACCGCCTACCTGCGCAAGCAGGGCGCGGGCCAGGTCACGGCCGCCGACATCTCCGCTCCCGCGGGCGTCGAGATCCACAACCCCGAGCTCGTCATCGCCACGCTCAACGAGAAGGCGAAGTTCGAGCTGGAGCTGACGATCGAGCGCGGCCGCGGCTACGTCTCGGCGACCCAGAACCGCAGCGAGTTCAGCGAGGCCGGCCAGATCCCGGTCGACTCGATCTACTCGCCCGTGCTCAAGGTCACCTACCGCGTCGAGGCCACCCGCGCCGGCGAGCGCACCGACTTCGACCGCCTCGTGGTCGACGTCGAGACGAAGTCCGCCATCACGCCGCGCGACGCCATCGCGTCGGCCGGTCGCACGCTCACCGAGCTGTTCGGCCTGGCGCGCGAGCTCAACTCGGCCGCCGAGGGCATCGAGATCGGCCCCGCGCCGGTCGACGCCGTCCTCAGCTCCGAGCTGTCGATGCCCATCGAGGACCTCGACCTCTCGGTCCGGTCGTACAACTGCCTCAAGCGCGAGGGCATCAACAACGTGAGCGAGCTCGTCGCCCTGTCGGAGACGCAGCTCATGAACATCCGCAACTTCGGTCAGAAGTCCGTGGATGAGGTCAAGGACAAGCTGGTCGAGCTGGGTCTGTCGCTGAAGGACGCCGTCCCCGGCTTCGACGGCGCGCACTACTACAGCTACGACGAGGACGAGACCACCACCAACTGA